A region of Lycium barbarum isolate Lr01 chromosome 1, ASM1917538v2, whole genome shotgun sequence DNA encodes the following proteins:
- the LOC132614044 gene encoding uncharacterized protein LOC132614044, which yields MKRDILEFVAQCLNYKKVKYEHKKPGGTLQMMLIPEWKWERIAIDFIVVKITYDADKLAKNYIREVVRLHGVPISIVSNRGITFTSRFWECLHEKFGTRESEGDSPKLLAAQSRQKEYADYKVRDLKFQEGKQVLLKVSPMNGVMRFGKTENLSLRYIEPFEILKRVGEVVHKLSLHPGLSGVHPIVIQRLLPSSYVALRPLLADLG from the exons atgaagcgtgatatactggagtttgttgctcagtgtctgaacTACAaaaaggtgaagtatgaacataaAAAACCAGGGGGTACACTTCAGATGATGCTCAtacctgagtggaagtgggaaagaatagctaTAGACTTCATAGTTG tgaagataacttatgatgcggaTAAATTGGCTAAAAACTACATTCGTGAGGTGGTTAGGcttcatggggttcctatctccattgtgTCCAACAGGGGCATAACATTCACATCCAgattttgggagtgtttgcatgaAAAGTTTGGCACaag AGAAAGTGAAGGTGATTCACCTAAGCTTCTGGCAGCACAAAGTAGGCAGAAAGAGTATGCAGACTATAAAGTTCGAGATCTTAAGTTTCAAGAGGGAAAGCAAGTGTTGTTGAAAGTTTCACCCATGAatggtgtgatgaggtttgggaagacgGAAAATCTTAGCTTGAGGTACATTGagccatttgagattctcaaacgtgTGGGGGAGGTGGTGCACAAGTTGTCTTTACATCCAggtctatcaggcgttcatccg attgtgatacagcgACTGCTACCATCCTCATATGTAGCGTTGAGGCCGTTGCTggcagatttagggtga